A region from the Streptomyces lydicus genome encodes:
- a CDS encoding DUF6397 family protein, protein MTVVCDGRQTLTTGRAARELELRTGELELATQLGEVRTVAAGADGRPTGAGSLGRRRVPAEEIARLQAEPGFPDPLRERIRTVSTTEAAALMGIGPGRAVRLTRAGALGPVRFYVNRFGAVVWLYLAAEVADFADREPDLLRGNTPPAMRVMLDGGQDWRARQWRSRRIAQLMGRTDDPWEAAAVIAAVLPPEELASVAENPLERSLLRRLRPTLASVITVTPAARESFERVLTADEFDEVLWYRVHLSRCLERARKEDPGRPRTPGAAPSAVARPGQSPSLLNSPSWQGRTPPTVP, encoded by the coding sequence ATGACAGTGGTGTGCGACGGGCGGCAGACGCTCACGACAGGGCGGGCGGCCCGCGAACTGGAGCTGAGGACAGGTGAGTTGGAGCTCGCCACCCAGCTCGGAGAAGTACGGACGGTCGCGGCCGGGGCCGACGGCCGGCCCACCGGAGCCGGATCGCTCGGCCGGCGCCGGGTTCCGGCGGAGGAGATCGCCCGGCTGCAGGCCGAGCCGGGCTTCCCGGACCCGCTCCGCGAGCGGATCCGCACCGTCAGCACGACCGAGGCCGCCGCTCTCATGGGTATCGGGCCCGGCCGGGCGGTCCGTCTGACCAGGGCAGGCGCTCTGGGCCCGGTCCGGTTCTATGTGAACCGCTTCGGCGCGGTGGTCTGGCTCTATCTCGCAGCCGAGGTCGCCGACTTCGCCGACCGGGAACCCGACCTGCTGCGGGGCAACACCCCGCCGGCGATGCGGGTGATGCTCGACGGCGGACAGGACTGGCGGGCCCGCCAGTGGCGCAGCCGACGGATCGCCCAGCTCATGGGGCGGACCGACGACCCCTGGGAAGCGGCAGCGGTGATCGCCGCCGTGCTGCCGCCGGAGGAACTGGCCTCGGTGGCCGAGAACCCGCTGGAGCGGTCCCTGCTGCGCCGGCTCAGGCCCACCCTGGCCTCCGTGATCACGGTGACCCCGGCAGCCAGGGAGTCCTTCGAACGTGTCCTGACGGCGGATGAGTTCGACGAAGTGCTGTGGTACCGCGTCCACCTCTCCCGCTGTCTGGAAAGGGCCCGCAAGGAAGACCCGGGCCGCCCCCGGACACCGGGCGCCGCACCCTCCGCCGTCGCCCGCCCGGGTCAGTCCCCGAGCCTTCTGAACAGCCCCTCCTGGCAGGGGCGGACACCTCCTACAGTGCCCTGA
- a CDS encoding roadblock/LC7 domain-containing protein codes for MALSSGLDWLLDDLTKRVQKVRHALVLSNDGLVTGASEKLEREDAEHLAAVASGLHSLAKGSGLHFRIGRVRQTMVEFDDGVLFVTAAGDGSCLCVLAGADADMGQIAYEMTLLVNRVGEHLGVAARQPESYPQV; via the coding sequence ATGGCATTGAGCAGCGGACTCGACTGGCTGCTGGACGATCTGACCAAGCGGGTGCAGAAGGTACGGCACGCGTTGGTGCTCTCCAACGACGGGCTGGTGACCGGGGCGAGCGAGAAGCTGGAGCGGGAGGACGCCGAGCATCTCGCGGCGGTCGCCTCGGGACTGCACAGCCTCGCGAAGGGGTCCGGGCTCCACTTCCGGATCGGCCGGGTGCGGCAGACCATGGTCGAATTCGATGACGGAGTGCTGTTCGTGACGGCCGCGGGAGACGGCAGCTGTCTGTGCGTGCTGGCGGGCGCCGACGCCGACATGGGGCAGATCGCCTACGAAATGACGTTGCTGGTCAATCGCGTCGGGGAGCATCTGGGCGTCGCGGCCCGCCAGCCGGAGAGTTATCCACAGGTCTGA
- a CDS encoding PPOX class F420-dependent oxidoreductase, whose amino-acid sequence MAHKMTKGEWQGFLSEGTRTGKLATVRADGSPHLAPVWFLVDGDELVFNTGADTVKGRNLARDGRVALCVDDDRPPFSFVSVQGTAQISDDLTDVRHWATRIAARYMGEDRAQEYGARNGVPGEVVVRVRIDKAVALADVAS is encoded by the coding sequence ATGGCACACAAGATGACGAAGGGCGAGTGGCAGGGGTTCCTTTCCGAGGGCACGCGTACCGGCAAGCTGGCGACCGTACGGGCCGACGGCAGCCCGCACCTCGCACCGGTGTGGTTCCTCGTGGACGGCGACGAGCTGGTGTTCAACACCGGTGCGGACACGGTCAAGGGCCGTAATCTCGCCCGCGACGGCAGGGTGGCACTGTGCGTCGACGACGACCGGCCACCGTTCTCCTTCGTGTCCGTACAGGGCACGGCACAGATCAGCGACGATCTGACGGACGTCCGCCACTGGGCTACCCGGATCGCGGCCCGCTACATGGGCGAGGACCGTGCGCAGGAGTACGGCGCGCGCAACGGCGTTCCGGGCGAGGTGGTGGTCCGGGTCAGGATCGACAAGGCCGTCGCCCTCGCGGATGTCGCGAGCTGA
- a CDS encoding GTP-binding protein, translated as MNAAQGAPEGAAPDPDAELTLKILVAGGFGVGKTTLVGSVSEIHPLRTEERLSEAGETVDDTGGVDRKGTTTVAMDFGRITIRQGLSLYLFGTPGQDRFWFLWDDLSEGALGAVVLADTRRLQDCFPAVDYFERRAIPFLVAVNCFAEARSYGADEVSRALDLDRGTPVVLCDARDRDSGKEVLVRLVEHAGRRHSARVLDSVG; from the coding sequence ATGAACGCCGCACAAGGGGCCCCGGAGGGCGCAGCCCCGGACCCCGACGCCGAGTTGACCCTGAAGATCTTAGTCGCGGGCGGCTTCGGCGTGGGCAAGACGACCCTGGTGGGCTCGGTCAGCGAGATCCACCCGCTGCGCACGGAGGAACGCCTCAGCGAGGCGGGCGAGACGGTGGATGACACCGGGGGAGTGGACCGCAAGGGCACCACCACGGTGGCGATGGACTTCGGCCGCATCACCATCAGGCAGGGCCTGTCCCTCTACCTCTTCGGCACCCCCGGACAGGACCGCTTCTGGTTCCTGTGGGACGACCTGTCGGAGGGTGCGCTGGGCGCCGTGGTGCTGGCCGATACCCGGCGGCTGCAGGACTGCTTTCCGGCCGTCGACTACTTCGAGCGCCGTGCGATCCCGTTCCTGGTGGCCGTCAACTGCTTTGCGGAGGCCCGGTCCTACGGGGCCGACGAGGTCTCCCGCGCGCTGGACCTGGACCGTGGTACCCCGGTCGTGCTCTGTGACGCGAGGGACCGGGACTCCGGCAAGGAAGTGCTGGTCCGGCTCGTCGAGCACGCGGGGCGGCGGCACTCCGCCCGGGTGCTGGATTCGGTGGGCTGA
- a CDS encoding class I SAM-dependent methyltransferase: protein MTGQHGDHHADRPHEVREFFAPRAAGWDAKFPGDGPAYATGAAELGLREGDRVLDAGCGTGRALPALREAVGPRGTVLGADLTPEMLQAAVRAGRDRYAALLLADVTRLPLPDAALDAVFAAGLISHLPDSAGGFTELARTVRPGGRLALFHPIGRAALAARKGRPITPDDLRAEPNLRPLLAACGWDLIRYEDCDARYLALAVRRA from the coding sequence ATGACCGGCCAGCACGGCGACCACCACGCCGACCGCCCGCACGAAGTCCGGGAATTCTTCGCGCCGCGCGCCGCCGGCTGGGACGCGAAGTTCCCCGGCGACGGTCCCGCCTATGCGACGGGCGCCGCCGAACTGGGCCTCAGGGAGGGCGACCGGGTGCTGGACGCCGGCTGCGGTACGGGGCGTGCGCTGCCCGCGCTCCGGGAAGCCGTGGGACCGCGCGGGACGGTGCTGGGCGCCGATCTCACGCCCGAGATGCTGCAGGCCGCTGTACGGGCCGGGCGCGACCGTTACGCGGCGCTGCTGCTCGCCGATGTGACCCGGCTGCCACTGCCCGACGCCGCGCTGGACGCGGTCTTCGCCGCCGGGCTCATCTCCCACCTCCCGGACTCGGCGGGCGGCTTCACCGAACTCGCCAGGACCGTACGCCCCGGTGGCCGGCTGGCACTCTTCCACCCCATCGGGCGGGCGGCCCTCGCCGCCCGCAAGGGCCGCCCGATCACCCCCGACGACCTGCGGGCCGAGCCGAATCTGCGGCCCCTGCTGGCGGCGTGCGGCTGGGACCTGATCCGGTATGAGGACTGCGACGCCCGCTACCTGGCACTTGCGGTACGCCGGGCGTAG
- a CDS encoding DEAD/DEAH box helicase produces MTPLAAITPARLSALSRCAAVFLPSDPPRAGRVAFWRPDGAPVEEAGGGDGATDGDGGTTDGESWAAERLEVVVPDEDGGVSPCEVPALVLTVAEAVPVLTRARAARGTHPAAAFWGAASVLALQLAARGRLLPGVSPDGYDAWRLGPLDPVDIERLRDLAAAMPPYAHAVPLPDSAPPVLPDPERQVRSFLDAVADGLPRSPGAALVTGAPAFAVPAPQQIPEQRAWAADVAAGHDAGVRISLRVDVRGTEAAGSTEISEATATTQATQATQANQANETGDPTDPTNVTDLTDVTDPTDPTDPTDAGITFTAVLQLHSLTDPTLVADAAEVWAGASPAGQAFGPQARMDTLLALRRAADVWAPLTPLLSAAVPGALELAEEEVAELLGPAGRALAAAGVRVHWPKDLARTLTSRAVVGSHEAGDGGGWEGPESGLPSLLSADALLSFSWRFAVGGQEVDREELDRLAEAGRPLVRLHGQWVLIDPETVRAARDRPDRKITPLDALGAALTGSAETPDGGRVEVVASGWPARLRDLLADPESDAAAPVRQPAALTATLRDYQVRGLGWLHRMTSLGLGGCLADDMGLGKTITLISLHLHRQTHPGSAGPTLVVCPASLMGNWQREIEKFAPGTPVRRFHGGRRSLAEPADDEFVLTTYGTMRLDAGKLAQVGWGLVVADEAQHVKNPFSATAKALRTLPAKARVALTGTPVENNLSELWAILDWTTPGLLGPLSRFRTRYAQAIEGGAAASPEAGAAAERLARLVRPFLLRRRKSDPGIAPELPPKTETDRVVALTTEQAGLYEAVVREGLDEIAGTDGFARHGLVVKLLTSLKQICNHPAQYLKEGGGPADRGQEAGAVRIAGRSGKVELLDELLDTVLAEGSSVLVFTQYVQMARLLESHLAGRGVATQFLHGRTPVARREEMVQRFQDGAAPVFLLSLKAAGTGLNLTRASHVVHFDRWWNPAVEAQATDRAYRIGQTRPVQVHRIVTEGTIEDRIADMLARKQQLADAVLGSGEAALTELTDAELADLVALRGSER; encoded by the coding sequence GTGACACCACTCGCGGCGATCACACCCGCTCGGCTCTCGGCTCTGTCCCGCTGTGCAGCGGTTTTCCTGCCGTCGGATCCGCCACGTGCCGGGCGGGTGGCCTTCTGGCGCCCCGACGGCGCACCCGTGGAGGAGGCAGGCGGCGGGGACGGCGCGACGGACGGGGACGGTGGCACCACGGACGGGGAGTCCTGGGCGGCGGAGCGGCTGGAGGTGGTCGTGCCGGACGAGGACGGTGGGGTATCCCCGTGCGAGGTCCCGGCGCTCGTCCTGACGGTTGCCGAGGCGGTGCCGGTGCTCACCCGCGCGCGGGCCGCACGGGGCACCCATCCGGCCGCCGCCTTCTGGGGAGCCGCGTCCGTGCTCGCGCTGCAGCTCGCGGCACGCGGCCGGCTGCTGCCGGGGGTGAGTCCCGACGGGTATGACGCCTGGCGGCTGGGGCCGCTCGACCCGGTGGACATCGAGCGGCTGCGCGATCTCGCCGCCGCCATGCCGCCGTACGCGCATGCCGTCCCGCTGCCGGATTCCGCACCGCCGGTGCTGCCGGACCCCGAGCGGCAGGTCCGGTCCTTCCTCGACGCGGTGGCGGACGGGCTGCCGCGCTCCCCCGGGGCCGCGCTGGTCACCGGAGCGCCGGCCTTCGCGGTGCCGGCACCCCAGCAGATCCCCGAACAGCGCGCCTGGGCCGCTGATGTCGCCGCGGGGCACGACGCGGGCGTACGGATCTCGCTGCGGGTGGATGTGCGGGGCACGGAGGCGGCGGGAAGCACCGAGATCTCGGAAGCCACCGCGACCACCCAGGCCACCCAGGCCACTCAGGCCAACCAGGCCAACGAGACCGGGGACCCCACGGACCCCACGAACGTCACAGACCTCACGGACGTCACGGACCCCACAGACCCTACAGACCCCACGGACGCCGGCATCACCTTCACCGCCGTGCTCCAGCTGCACAGCCTCACCGACCCGACACTGGTCGCCGATGCCGCAGAGGTGTGGGCGGGGGCATCACCCGCCGGGCAGGCCTTCGGGCCGCAGGCGCGGATGGACACGCTGCTCGCGTTGCGTCGTGCGGCGGATGTCTGGGCGCCGCTCACCCCGTTGTTGTCCGCCGCGGTGCCCGGGGCACTGGAGCTGGCCGAGGAAGAAGTCGCCGAACTGCTCGGCCCGGCCGGCCGTGCGCTGGCCGCCGCCGGGGTGCGGGTGCACTGGCCAAAGGATCTGGCGCGCACGCTGACCAGCCGGGCCGTGGTGGGTTCGCACGAGGCGGGCGACGGCGGCGGGTGGGAGGGACCGGAGTCGGGGCTGCCTTCGTTGTTGTCGGCGGATGCCTTGCTCTCCTTCAGTTGGCGGTTCGCGGTGGGTGGCCAGGAGGTGGACAGGGAGGAGCTGGACCGGCTCGCCGAGGCGGGACGGCCGCTGGTGCGGCTGCACGGCCAGTGGGTGCTGATCGACCCGGAGACGGTGCGGGCCGCCCGGGACCGGCCGGACCGTAAGATCACGCCGCTCGATGCGCTCGGCGCCGCGCTCACCGGATCCGCCGAGACTCCGGACGGCGGGCGGGTGGAGGTGGTGGCCTCCGGGTGGCCGGCCCGGCTGCGTGACCTGCTCGCCGACCCGGAGAGTGACGCCGCCGCACCCGTCCGGCAGCCGGCGGCGCTCACCGCGACACTGCGCGACTACCAGGTGCGCGGACTCGGCTGGCTGCACCGGATGACGTCGCTGGGACTGGGCGGCTGCCTCGCCGACGACATGGGGCTGGGAAAGACCATCACGCTCATCTCCCTGCATCTGCACCGGCAGACCCACCCCGGCTCGGCCGGCCCCACGCTTGTCGTCTGTCCCGCCTCCCTCATGGGCAACTGGCAGCGGGAGATCGAGAAGTTCGCGCCGGGCACACCGGTGCGCCGCTTCCACGGCGGGCGGCGCAGCCTGGCGGAGCCGGCGGACGACGAGTTCGTGCTGACCACCTACGGAACGATGCGGCTCGACGCCGGGAAGCTGGCGCAGGTGGGCTGGGGGCTGGTCGTCGCCGACGAGGCGCAGCACGTCAAGAACCCCTTCTCCGCGACCGCCAAGGCGCTGCGCACGCTGCCCGCCAAGGCCCGGGTGGCGCTGACCGGCACCCCGGTGGAGAACAATCTGTCGGAGCTGTGGGCGATCCTGGACTGGACGACGCCTGGCCTGCTGGGGCCGCTCAGCCGGTTCCGGACGCGCTATGCGCAGGCCATCGAGGGTGGTGCGGCGGCGTCCCCGGAGGCGGGCGCGGCGGCCGAGCGGCTTGCCCGGCTGGTGCGGCCCTTCCTGTTGCGCCGCCGTAAGTCCGATCCGGGGATCGCACCCGAGCTGCCGCCCAAGACGGAGACCGACCGTGTGGTGGCGCTGACCACGGAGCAGGCCGGGCTCTACGAGGCCGTGGTGCGCGAGGGGCTTGACGAGATCGCCGGGACGGACGGGTTCGCCCGCCACGGGCTGGTGGTCAAACTGCTCACCTCGCTCAAGCAGATCTGCAACCACCCCGCGCAGTACCTCAAGGAAGGCGGCGGCCCCGCGGACCGGGGGCAGGAGGCGGGAGCGGTACGGATCGCGGGCCGTTCGGGGAAGGTCGAGCTGCTGGACGAACTGCTCGACACGGTCCTGGCCGAGGGTTCGAGCGTGCTGGTGTTCACCCAGTATGTGCAGATGGCACGGCTGCTGGAGAGCCATCTGGCAGGGCGCGGGGTGGCCACGCAGTTCTTGCACGGCCGGACGCCGGTGGCCCGCCGCGAGGAGATGGTGCAGCGCTTCCAGGACGGCGCCGCGCCGGTGTTCCTGCTGTCGCTGAAGGCGGCGGGTACGGGTTTGAACCTCACCCGGGCGTCGCATGTCGTCCACTTCGACCGCTGGTGGAATCCGGCCGTCGAGGCGCAGGCCACCGACCGCGCGTACCGCATCGGGCAGACCCGGCCGGTGCAGGTCCACCGGATCGTCACGGAGGGCACGATCGAGGACCGGATCGCCGACATGCTCGCCCGTAAGCAGCAGTTGGCCGATGCGGTGCTGGGTTCCGGTGAGGCCGCGCTGACCGAACTCACCGACGCCGAGCTGGCCGACCTGGTCGCCCTGCGAGGGAGTGAGCGATGA
- a CDS encoding SWF or SNF family helicase, which produces MTRPGEEEEEAMTPDREWSPDERDPAAERHPDDRSPEPARHPDDRDPGDRDQDGRDQDGRYPAAGERTFGALPPARGRAFARSWWGQAWLKALEDTALDGGQLKLGRRHARAGAVGAVAVRPGRITAVVQDSDHTRHRSDVLLQQLDVADWDRLLDLVADRAGHIAALLDRDMPPVLVEDASAAGIELLPGIGDLEAECSCGAWDHCAHTAALCYQLARLLDQDPFVLLLLRGRGERELLDALQARSAARAAGPAGGVGATGGDGAAERPASGVPAAEAYAARDILPPLPATPPPVATPGVSPVLGGATPPAPGVEVGALEFLIGDAAGRARGLLAEALCAGHPDTPLPPVLTAAQDAVRMAAAGPGEAVSARLAAGSGRDARALALAVRAWELGGPAGLAVLEEDWAPEPEALARATGRLAAAWEDGEVRPRLRATRNRWTAVGGGAQLRYGRDGRWWPYRREDGQWAPAGPATDDPASAWAVLSAEG; this is translated from the coding sequence ATGACGAGGCCCGGAGAGGAAGAGGAAGAAGCGATGACCCCGGACCGGGAGTGGTCTCCGGACGAGAGGGACCCGGCAGCGGAGAGGCACCCGGACGACAGGAGCCCCGAGCCGGCGAGGCACCCGGACGACAGGGACCCGGGCGACAGGGATCAGGACGGCAGGGATCAGGACGGCAGGTACCCGGCGGCCGGCGAGCGGACGTTCGGTGCCCTGCCCCCGGCACGCGGGCGGGCCTTTGCGCGGAGTTGGTGGGGGCAGGCGTGGCTCAAGGCGCTGGAGGACACCGCGCTGGACGGCGGGCAGCTGAAGCTGGGCCGACGGCACGCGCGGGCCGGTGCGGTCGGCGCGGTCGCGGTGCGTCCCGGCCGGATCACCGCGGTCGTCCAGGACAGCGACCATACGCGGCACCGTTCCGATGTCCTGTTGCAGCAGTTGGACGTGGCGGACTGGGACCGCCTTCTGGACCTGGTCGCGGACCGGGCCGGGCATATCGCGGCGCTGCTGGACCGGGACATGCCGCCGGTACTCGTCGAGGACGCGTCGGCCGCCGGGATCGAGCTGCTGCCGGGCATCGGCGACCTGGAGGCGGAGTGCAGCTGCGGCGCATGGGACCACTGTGCGCATACGGCCGCGCTGTGCTATCAGTTGGCGCGCCTGCTCGACCAGGATCCTTTCGTTCTGCTGCTGTTGCGCGGCCGGGGCGAGCGGGAACTGCTCGACGCCCTGCAGGCACGCAGCGCGGCGCGGGCGGCAGGGCCGGCGGGCGGGGTCGGAGCAACGGGTGGGGACGGGGCGGCGGAGCGTCCCGCTTCGGGGGTGCCGGCGGCGGAGGCGTATGCGGCGCGCGACATCCTGCCGCCGCTGCCCGCGACGCCGCCGCCGGTCGCCACGCCGGGAGTCTCGCCGGTGCTCGGCGGCGCCACCCCGCCCGCGCCCGGCGTGGAGGTGGGGGCCCTGGAGTTCCTGATCGGGGACGCGGCGGGGCGCGCCCGGGGGTTGCTGGCGGAGGCGCTCTGCGCCGGGCACCCGGACACCCCGTTGCCGCCGGTGCTCACCGCCGCCCAGGACGCGGTACGGATGGCGGCGGCCGGCCCCGGGGAGGCCGTATCGGCGCGGCTGGCGGCCGGTTCGGGGCGTGATGCGCGGGCGCTGGCACTGGCCGTACGGGCCTGGGAGCTGGGCGGCCCGGCCGGGCTCGCGGTCCTGGAGGAGGACTGGGCACCGGAGCCGGAGGCGCTGGCGAGGGCCACCGGGCGGCTCGCGGCCGCCTGGGAGGACGGCGAGGTCCGGCCGCGGCTGCGGGCCACCCGCAACCGGTGGACGGCGGTCGGCGGCGGGGCTCAGCTGCGCTACGGGCGGGACGGCCGCTGGTGGCCGTATCGCAGGGAGGACGGGCAGTGGGCGCCCGCGGGCCCGGCCACGGACGATCCGGCGAGCGCCTGGGCGGTGTTGTCGGCCGAGGGGTGA
- a CDS encoding glycoside hydrolase family 2 TIM barrel-domain containing protein, whose protein sequence is MTGTSPHAPHHTPDGPSPRNAGAPPMRTTDAPPPGSADGTGIAPPPRSAHRTHIAPHHPTRDQHAPYYEDRSPGSGVLPPRAWYPRSDAARLSLHGRWRFRLSASATAEDDSFARPDFDDTHWPELRVPGHWALQGRFASEGSYEGSGTARPVGTPAYTNTAYPFPVDPPRVPDENPTGDHRQVFDLPEGWGAGPAVLHFAGVESCARVWLNGQELGHFKGSRLPHEFEVGPLLRPRGNVLAVRVHQWSSGSYLEDQDQWWLPGIFREVALHRRPEGAVADHFVHAGFDHVTGHGTLRVESEPEGRVTVPALGLDLATGQSATVPVRPWTAEAPHLYDGELVTPGERIPLRIGFRTVRVEDGLLKVNGRRILLRGVNRHEFHPRYGRAVDPETMRRDVLLMKQHHINAVRTSHYPPHPAFLELCDELGLWVVEECDLETHGFGGQGWRDNPVDDPRWEPALLDRARRMVERDKNHPAVVLWSLGNECGTGRGLSAMAAWIHERDPSRPLHYEGDPSCADTDVYSRMYADHAEVERIGRRAEAPLSDPELDARRRQLPFLLCEYAHAVGNGPGGLSEYQRLFERYERCQGGFVWEWMDHGLRQRTPAGEVFHAYGGDFGEELHDGNFVCDGLVFPDRMPSPGLLEFKKVIEPVRIGAGTDEDGTGTDGDGMPGAVRITNLYDFADLDHLGFHWSYEVDGEVRGHGRLTVPPLGPGESAVVQLPAPPDEPDTKNTKNTKDTKNSKGTEGTRGHEGEALWTVRAVLDEDAPWASAGHEIAWGQLPAAPRPAVTPPAATAVPRRGEGNVIVLGPGTFDAGTGALAYLDGVRIGGPRLDVWRAPTDNDEAAPWQPDPRPATEWRRIGLHRMRHRVDAVETGPDTVVVRSRVAPAGSPLALRTVHCWTAQRDLLRLELSVDPEGDWPVPLPRLGVRMRVCGSLGLVRWFGGGPGEGYPDTRAAARIGRWSMPVDALQTPYVRPQENGARPGVRWAELTRSDGSGLRIEGDPDFFLTARRWSTEELAAARHTTDLRPGEDLWLHLDYAQHGIGSQSCGPGVLPQHRLEVAPARFSFVFSSLR, encoded by the coding sequence GTGACCGGCACCTCGCCGCACGCGCCGCACCACACGCCGGACGGACCGTCACCCCGGAACGCCGGCGCACCGCCGATGCGCACCACCGACGCACCGCCACCCGGGAGCGCCGACGGAACGGGCATCGCACCGCCACCCCGCAGCGCCCACCGGACGCACATCGCACCGCACCACCCCACCCGGGACCAGCACGCCCCGTACTACGAGGACCGCTCACCGGGAAGCGGGGTCCTGCCGCCGCGCGCCTGGTACCCGAGGTCGGATGCCGCCCGGCTCTCGCTGCACGGCCGCTGGCGGTTCCGGCTCTCGGCGAGCGCCACCGCCGAGGACGACTCGTTCGCCCGCCCGGACTTCGACGACACGCACTGGCCGGAGCTGCGGGTGCCCGGCCACTGGGCGCTCCAGGGACGCTTCGCCTCCGAAGGCTCCTACGAGGGCAGCGGCACCGCGCGACCGGTCGGGACACCCGCATACACCAACACCGCCTACCCCTTCCCGGTCGATCCGCCGCGGGTGCCGGACGAGAACCCGACGGGCGATCACCGGCAGGTCTTCGATCTGCCGGAGGGGTGGGGCGCGGGCCCCGCGGTGCTGCACTTCGCCGGGGTGGAATCCTGCGCCCGGGTCTGGCTCAACGGCCAGGAGCTGGGCCACTTCAAGGGCAGCCGGCTACCGCATGAATTCGAGGTCGGGCCGCTGCTGCGGCCGCGCGGCAATGTGCTGGCGGTGCGCGTCCACCAGTGGTCGTCGGGCAGCTATCTGGAGGACCAGGACCAGTGGTGGCTGCCGGGCATCTTCCGGGAGGTCGCGCTGCACCGCCGTCCGGAGGGGGCGGTCGCCGACCACTTCGTCCACGCCGGGTTCGATCACGTCACGGGCCACGGCACGCTGCGGGTGGAGTCCGAGCCGGAGGGCCGGGTGACGGTCCCGGCGCTCGGCCTCGATCTGGCGACCGGTCAGAGCGCGACGGTGCCGGTACGCCCCTGGACGGCCGAGGCGCCGCACCTCTACGACGGGGAGCTGGTGACCCCCGGTGAACGGATCCCGCTGCGCATCGGGTTCCGCACGGTCCGCGTCGAGGACGGGCTGCTGAAGGTCAACGGCCGCCGGATCCTGCTGCGCGGCGTCAACCGCCACGAGTTCCATCCGCGCTACGGACGGGCCGTCGACCCCGAGACGATGCGCCGCGATGTGCTGCTGATGAAGCAGCACCACATCAACGCGGTGCGCACCAGCCACTATCCGCCGCACCCCGCCTTCCTCGAGCTGTGCGACGAGTTGGGCCTGTGGGTGGTCGAGGAGTGCGATCTGGAGACCCATGGGTTCGGCGGGCAGGGCTGGCGGGACAATCCGGTGGACGACCCGCGCTGGGAGCCGGCGTTGCTCGACCGGGCCCGGCGGATGGTCGAGCGGGACAAGAACCACCCCGCCGTCGTGCTGTGGTCGCTGGGGAACGAGTGCGGTACGGGGCGCGGGCTGTCCGCCATGGCCGCCTGGATACATGAGCGCGACCCGTCCCGGCCACTGCACTACGAAGGTGACCCCAGCTGCGCCGACACCGATGTCTACTCCCGGATGTACGCCGACCACGCCGAGGTGGAGCGCATCGGGCGGCGTGCCGAGGCGCCGCTGTCCGATCCGGAGCTGGATGCCAGACGGCGCCAACTCCCCTTCCTTCTCTGCGAGTACGCGCATGCCGTGGGGAACGGGCCGGGCGGGCTGAGCGAGTACCAGCGGCTGTTCGAGCGCTACGAACGTTGCCAGGGCGGCTTCGTCTGGGAGTGGATGGACCACGGGCTGCGGCAGCGGACGCCCGCCGGTGAGGTGTTCCACGCCTATGGCGGCGACTTCGGGGAGGAGCTGCACGACGGGAACTTCGTCTGCGACGGCCTGGTCTTTCCCGACCGGATGCCCTCCCCGGGCCTGCTGGAGTTCAAGAAGGTCATCGAACCGGTACGGATCGGGGCCGGGACCGACGAGGACGGGACCGGGACCGACGGGGACGGCATGCCGGGTGCGGTCCGGATCACCAATCTCTATGACTTCGCCGACCTGGACCACCTCGGCTTCCACTGGAGCTACGAGGTGGACGGTGAGGTGCGCGGTCACGGCCGGCTCACCGTGCCGCCGTTGGGGCCCGGCGAATCGGCCGTGGTGCAGCTCCCGGCGCCGCCGGACGAGCCGGACACCAAGAACACCAAGAACACCAAGGACACCAAGAACAGCAAGGGCACCGAAGGCACCAGGGGACACGAGGGCGAAGCGCTCTGGACGGTCCGGGCCGTGCTGGACGAGGACGCCCCCTGGGCCTCCGCGGGGCACGAGATCGCCTGGGGCCAGCTGCCGGCCGCCCCGCGCCCCGCAGTCACTCCCCCGGCCGCCACCGCCGTGCCGCGCCGCGGTGAGGGCAATGTGATCGTGCTCGGCCCGGGGACCTTCGACGCGGGGACGGGGGCGCTGGCCTATCTGGACGGCGTCCGGATCGGCGGCCCCCGGCTGGATGTCTGGCGGGCGCCGACCGACAACGACGAGGCCGCGCCCTGGCAGCCGGATCCGCGCCCGGCCACCGAGTGGCGCCGGATCGGCCTGCACCGGATGCGGCACCGCGTCGATGCCGTCGAGACGGGGCCGGACACCGTGGTCGTACGGTCCCGGGTCGCCCCTGCCGGGTCGCCGCTGGCGCTGCGCACGGTCCACTGCTGGACGGCACAACGGGACCTGCTGCGGCTGGAGTTGAGCGTCGACCCCGAGGGTGACTGGCCGGTGCCGCTGCCCCGGCTCGGAGTGCGGATGCGGGTGTGCGGCAGCCTGGGCCTGGTCCGGTGGTTCGGCGGCGGGCCGGGCGAGGGCTATCCGGACACCCGGGCGGCCGCCCGGATCGGCCGCTGGTCGATGCCGGTGGACGCCCTGCAGACGCCGTATGTGCGGCCGCAGGAGAACGGTGCGCGGCCCGGTGTGCGCTGGGCGGAGCTGACCCGTTCGGACGGCTCGGGCCTGCGGATCGAGGGCGATCCGGACTTCTTCCTTACCGCCCGCCGGTGGTCGACCGAGGAGCTGGCCGCCGCCCGCCACACCACGGATCTGCGGCCCGGCGAGGATCTGTGGCTCCATCTCGACTATGCACAGCACGGCATCGGCAGCCAGTCGTGCGGTCCTGGGGTGCTGCCGCAGCACCGGTTGGAGGTGGCGCCGGCGCGGTTCTCGTTCGTGTTCTCGTCGCTGCGCTGA